AAACATTTCGAAAATGGGGAAATAACTGATAAAAGTGATTTTTTTGACTGGTATGCAGCAAAAAGAGAGTTAGATCACTGGAACAAAAGACTTGAGATTCTTTCAGGCGTTTCTTTTTAAATGGCGGGCTCCGGAATTCAATTTATCAGGATTCAATTTATTATTCTATGTCTTTTCCAGATAACTTATCTTCGGGTTTGAATAAATTACCTTTTAAAGTTCTACTCTATAATTCCTATTTTTCTATGGAACTTACTTATTTTTGCCTTTGATCAGGTATCTATGTCGTACTATCAAAAATGCATCAAGCAAATATTTATTTGTGTACAGATATTAAGGCTAATTATTTTCCATAGCAAGAATAATTAAACTTAATGCCTGATTCGCTCTTATTATCTGTCTTATTATTGATATATATGGAGGTCAAATTCCTTCTCTCCAGCGATTCTGGGTATTGAGTTTTCTATTATAAAATAAGCTGAGGTGTTTAATCTGGTTAAAAATGTTATTAAAAGTATGGTAGGGGAAGCTCTCGTAGGTTCTGGTCCGGAAGTTGCACACATAGACCTCGTTATCGGACCAAGAGGAGGACCAGTTGAAGCAGCATTTATTAACTCGCTTGCAATGCCCAGGGAGGGTCATACTCCACTTCTTGCGGTTCTTGAGCCAAATCTTCAGCCTAAACCCACGACATTGATCATAAACAAGGTAACGATAAAGAATGCATCGCAGGCTGCTCTTATGTTCGGGCCGGCTCAGGCTGCGG
The Methanosarcina thermophila TM-1 genome window above contains:
- the fae gene encoding formaldehyde-activating enzyme, giving the protein MVGEALVGSGPEVAHIDLVIGPRGGPVEAAFINSLAMPREGHTPLLAVLEPNLQPKPTTLIINKVTIKNASQAALMFGPAQAAVAKAVMDSVADGVLPQEQADDIFIIVSVFIEWDAKDKDKVYEYNYEATKLAIARAMEGSPTVEEALAKKESAKHPFA